The DNA sequence ATCCGATGGCAGCTACTCCGGAAAAAGGCCAGAAAGTGATCGACGGCTGGCTCGAAGTTATAGTCCCATTCGTCGGCGAATTTCAAAAATGCACAGATTCTACCTGCTAATAAATATGCAACTATTGGAAGGGCTGTCGGAAGAGCAGCCCTTCTCACTTTCCATCACTCCTGAAAGATATTTATATTTTAAAAAGGACTTGAAAAATTGTTAGCGAAATAATATAGTCATAGTATCATATGACGTCTGATGACTAAATATTTAAACAAATTATTTCCTGCACTTTTAAAGTAGTCAGCCATAGATAAGGAAAATGTGTCTATAATTTGATCGATGTCATACTGATGGGCCTAAATATTAATAGGTAGGAGTTGAATGCTATGAAGGAAATGTTCTCTTTAGAAGGAAAGGTAGCTTTGGTTACCGGTGCCGCACAGGGGATAGGCAAGGAAATGGCCTTGGGTTTTGCCAGGTCCGGTGCTGATCTCTGCTTAGTAGATCTAAACCTTGAAAAACTGGAAGCTGTAAAAAAAGAAATTGAAGATCTTGGTAAGAAGTGTCTGGCCTTAAAAGTGAATCTTAATTCAGTTGAAGAAATTGAAAAGATGGCTGCAGATGCATATGCAAAGTTTGGAAAGATAGATATACTCGCAAATATTGCAGGGGTAAATGTTCACAAGGCTGCTGAAGAAATGACCGAAGAAGATTGGGATTTTGTTCTCGATGTAAACTTGAAAGCTCTATTCTTCTGCTGTAAAGCAGTCGGCAAATATATGCTGGAAAAAGGCAGCGGAAGAATTATTAATATGAGTTCATCCTTTGGAATAGTCGGTTTTTGGGGCCGCACAGCCTATGCTTCCAGCAAGGCCGCTGTTTCCAACCTGACAAAGACTCTGGCTATTGAATGGTCCGGAAAGGGCATCAATGTTAACGCAATTGCTCCCGGTCCGGTTTGGACAGAAGCGCGTGATCACCTCTTTTCTGATAAAGAATTCTATAAAAAATTAATGGAAAAACTGCCGATAAACAGGGTAGCCAAGCCGATCGATATTGTCGGTCCGGCCATTTTCCTGGCCAGTCCAGCCTCAGATTTTGTAACCGGGGAAACACTGCTTGTTGATGGTGGTTGGTGCGCGCACTAATACTATTGGCTCTAATAGATCAAGTAGGAGGAAAATAAACATGAATATTGACATTCACACTCACTATTTACCGCAGGAATTTATAGACCTGGTCAAAAAGGATCCGGTGAAGTACCAGGCCAGAATTGAAAAGAACGACCTTGGGGAAGAGATTATTTATCATGATCAGGGATATTCCTATCCTCTCTATCCCGGTTTTTATGATCTTGAGGCACGTCTTCGTGATATGGACGCTAGGAACATTGATCTGGATATTTTATCAATAGCACCCACGCTGTATTATTACTGGGCGGAAAACTCTCTTGCTCTTGAAATCGCAAAAATATGCAATGACAGCGTATACAGGATGGTCCAACAAAAACCTGAAAGACTGAAGGCGATGGCTACAGTTCCGAACAATAACGCACTGGGGACCTGCCCTTAAAGCGCTGATTGATACGCATTCAGCTGATAAGATAATGTTGGGTAGCGATTACCCCTTTGATATGGCCGATCCTGATCCTGTAAGAAGCGTAAAAAGTTTAAATCTTGATAGTGATACAGAAAAGAAAGTTCTCGGTAGCAATGCAGAAAACTTGTTTCGGGATTGATTTGAAACTGATTGAGATTTGTGAAAACTAAGAGGTGATAAATGTGGACTGCTTAAAAGGCAAATTGTTGGAAATTAATTTATCCAGCGGCCAGACCAGGGTGCGCGATATTGATGATAAAGTTCAGAAGCTGTTCTTTGGGGGCAGGTCTCTGGGCGCAAAACTGCTTTATGATGAACTAATGAAAGGAGTAGAACCCCTTTCACCGGATAATAAGCTTTTTGTTTTAACCGGTCCTGTAACCGGAACCATCGTGCCGAATGCGGGGAAGTATGTGGTTGTAACCAAATCACCGTTGACCGGAGCTTTTCTTGATTCCTATGCCAGTGGTTTGATATCGGCACAGATCCGTTTTGCCGGTTATGATGGTTTGCTGATCAGTGGAAAAGCTGAAAAACCGGTTTATATCTGGATTAAAGACGATCAGGTTGAAATAAGAGATGCCGGTCATCTCTGGGGTAAAGATACGATCGAATCAGAGGATCTGATCAAAGAGGAAACAGAAGATCAGGCCGGTGTGATGGTCATCGGCCCTGCCGGAGAGAAGATGGTTAGAATAGCCAGTATTAACAGTGATCACTACCGGCAGGCAGGCAGGGGCGGCGGTGGAGCTGTCATGGGTTATAAAAACCTGAAAGGCATAGCAGTTTTTGGTACCGGTGATGTAATCCCCCATGACGGGAAAAAGCTGCAAAAGAAATATGAAGAAGACCTATCAAAGCTGCTCTCAAGTGATGTGGGCGTTGCCAGAAAGAGATTTGGTACTCCCCTAACCCTGACAATCACAAACAAGGCAGGAATGCTGCCGGTCAATAATTTTCAGAAATGTACTTTTCCGGAGGCTGTTGATCAGATCGATGGTTTAGGCGTTGAAAAATCAACGATTAAAACACGGGCTTGCTGGGGATGCATGGTTGCCTGTTCGAAAATAACCAAGGTTATAGAGGAGGGCCCCTATGAAGGTGATGAAGTCGAAGGACCTGAATATGAAACACTGAGTATTTTGGGATCAAACCTGGGTATCGCCACCCTGCCTCCGATAATCAGGGCTAATATACTTTGTGACAGGTTGGGCATCGATACCATCTCTGCCGGTGTTGTTATCGCTTTCGTTATGGAGTGTTACCAGAGAGATCTTCTCAGTGAAGACGAAATTGGTGTCAAAAATCCCGCTTTCGGTAATGATGCAGCAGTTATGGAATTGATCGAGATGATTGCTTACAGGCGGGGCTTCGGTGATAAAATGGCTGAAGGTACTCTGCGCCTTGCTGAAGTTGTCGGTAAAGGCAGCAGTGTATTTGCCATGCATGTGAAAGGTATGGAGTTCCCGGGGTATGAACCTAGAGCTGCCTTCGGAGCATGTCTTTCTTATGCTGTATCCCCCCGCGGCGCCTGTCACCGCCGGGCCTGGCCACCTGCCAAAGAAGTGCTCGGAGGATACCCTCCCTTTACCACGGAAGGCAAAGCGGAAATCGTCAGAGATCTCTATAATGAAAATGGTATCCTGCACAGCCTGCTGGTATGCGATTTCCCCGCTAAATTTATACCGCTCAATATGGCAGATTACGCCGAGTATGTAACCTATGCCTGCGGTATGGAAACCACCCGGGAAGACCTGCAGCAGATGACAGAACGTGGTGAAACGATGATCCGCATGTTCAACAACAGGGAAGGATTCACCCGGGATGATGATACTCTGCCGGCCAGGATATTGGAAGAAACCCTATCCGATGGCCCAAACCCGGGACAGCGTTTTACGAAAGCCGATCTCGATTTTATGATCGATGAGTATTATGCACTGAGGGGATGGGATTCAAAGGGAACACCTTTGCCTGAGACCTTGAAAAAACTGGGCATAGAGGATCAGGGGAGGGCTCTAAAATGAAAAGAATAAAAGTAATCAAGGAAAACTGTTATGACTGCAGAATTTGTGAACTTGTCTGCTCCCAGACTCATACTGGCGTATACAGACCTATGATGAGCCGCATAAAAGCGCCTTCTTCAATACCGGGGTCGGATAAACCTGTCGTCTGTCGTCAGTGTAAAAAACCTAAATGCGTGGAAGCCTGTCCGACCGGTGCTCTGACCAAAGGTGAGGAATGGATCCTCTTTGACGAATCCCTTTGTGACAGCTGTGGGTTATGTGTGGAGGCCTGTCCTTTCGATGCTATATGGCTGGTTGAAGAGAAACTTCTAAAATGTGATTTATGTGATGGAAATCCCCAGTGCGTTGCCGTCTGTCCCGGCAAGGCACTCGTTTATGAAGATTATTGATCCATATGAAAGAAACGCAGGTGAAAATATGAAAGTAATGATTCATCGGGTAGCGATAGCCGAAAACCTGCCTCCTCATTTTGAATTTAAACTTGAGGATAATGCAACATTTCACGATCTTGTTGTTCGTCTTAATGATGAATACGGCGAAGGAACCAGCGAAAAGATACTGTCCGGGGACAAACTTCGGGAGGGTGTTTTAGTCCTGGTTAATGGTAAATCCCTGCTTCAACTGGGAGGCCCTGAGCTGATTTTGAATGACGGCGACGATATTATGCTGGCTGTAACTGTATTTGGTGGTTAAAGGGGATATGATTACAATGGATTATTATTTGAGTGAAGTCCGGGATGGAATGCAAATTGACTGGGATGTTCCGATCAAGATGGATGACGGATTAATATTAAAAGCGGATGTATTCAGGCCGGTTGAAGAAGGGAAATATCCGGTAATTATGACCTACGGCCCCTATGGAAAAGGCCTTTCTTTCCAGGAAGGTTACCCGGGCCAGTGGAATAAAATGATCAGTGCCCATCCCGATGTTCCATATGGTTCAACGAATAAATATCAAAATTGGGAAGCTGTAGATCCTGAAAAGTGGGTTTCTGAAGGGTATGTTTGTGTCAGGGTTGATTCCAGAGGTTGCGGTCGGTCACCAGGGTTTGTTGATCACTTTTCAGAACGGGAAACGAAAGACTTCTATCAATGTATCGAATGGGCTGGTACCCAACTCTGGTCAAATGGTAAGGTTGGGTTAAACGGAATCTCCTATTATGCAATGAACCAGTGGCAGGTAGCTTCACTGAACCCTCCTCACCTATGTGCAATTTGCCCCTGGGAAGGGTCATCTGATTGGTACAGGGATGCGACTCATCACGGTGGTATGCTCTCAACATTTTGGACTCACTGGTATGATATGCAGGTAAAAACAGTGCAATATGGTTTAGGGGAAAGAGGCCTTCGTAATAAGGTTACAGGACAATTGGTTTGTGGTGATGAGAATCTATCGGATATTGAACTTGCAAAAAACCGTGCATCCTTTGGTGATGAAATTCTTGCTCACCCTTTAGATGATGAATATCATCGTGAAAGATCCCCTCAGTGGGACAAG is a window from the Bacillota bacterium genome containing:
- a CDS encoding 4Fe-4S dicluster domain-containing protein, which produces MKRIKVIKENCYDCRICELVCSQTHTGVYRPMMSRIKAPSSIPGSDKPVVCRQCKKPKCVEACPTGALTKGEEWILFDESLCDSCGLCVEACPFDAIWLVEEKLLKCDLCDGNPQCVAVCPGKALVYEDY
- a CDS encoding aldehyde ferredoxin oxidoreductase family protein, encoding MDCLKGKLLEINLSSGQTRVRDIDDKVQKLFFGGRSLGAKLLYDELMKGVEPLSPDNKLFVLTGPVTGTIVPNAGKYVVVTKSPLTGAFLDSYASGLISAQIRFAGYDGLLISGKAEKPVYIWIKDDQVEIRDAGHLWGKDTIESEDLIKEETEDQAGVMVIGPAGEKMVRIASINSDHYRQAGRGGGGAVMGYKNLKGIAVFGTGDVIPHDGKKLQKKYEEDLSKLLSSDVGVARKRFGTPLTLTITNKAGMLPVNNFQKCTFPEAVDQIDGLGVEKSTIKTRACWGCMVACSKITKVIEEGPYEGDEVEGPEYETLSILGSNLGIATLPPIIRANILCDRLGIDTISAGVVIAFVMECYQRDLLSEDEIGVKNPAFGNDAAVMELIEMIAYRRGFGDKMAEGTLRLAEVVGKGSSVFAMHVKGMEFPGYEPRAAFGACLSYAVSPRGACHRRAWPPAKEVLGGYPPFTTEGKAEIVRDLYNENGILHSLLVCDFPAKFIPLNMADYAEYVTYACGMETTREDLQQMTERGETMIRMFNNREGFTRDDDTLPARILEETLSDGPNPGQRFTKADLDFMIDEYYALRGWDSKGTPLPETLKKLGIEDQGRALK
- a CDS encoding MoaD/ThiS family protein produces the protein MKVMIHRVAIAENLPPHFEFKLEDNATFHDLVVRLNDEYGEGTSEKILSGDKLREGVLVLVNGKSLLQLGGPELILNDGDDIMLAVTVFGG
- a CDS encoding SDR family oxidoreductase, which gives rise to MKEMFSLEGKVALVTGAAQGIGKEMALGFARSGADLCLVDLNLEKLEAVKKEIEDLGKKCLALKVNLNSVEEIEKMAADAYAKFGKIDILANIAGVNVHKAAEEMTEEDWDFVLDVNLKALFFCCKAVGKYMLEKGSGRIINMSSSFGIVGFWGRTAYASSKAAVSNLTKTLAIEWSGKGINVNAIAPGPVWTEARDHLFSDKEFYKKLMEKLPINRVAKPIDIVGPAIFLASPASDFVTGETLLVDGGWCAH